A segment of the Vibrio sp. YMD68 genome:
CGTAGTCTATTTTGACTCGCTCTGATTTACAAACCTAATTGTTGAATATGTTTTATAGCTCATCAAAAGCAGCTAATGCATCCGACAACTTTTTAACACCGTGGATCTGCATTCCTTGAATGCCGTTTTTAGGCATATTTGCCGCAGGAACAATCGCTCGCTTAAAACCATGTTTAAACGCTTCCATTAAGCGCTCTTGCCCGCTGGGTACCGGGCGAATTTCTCCTGCAAGACCCACCTCACCAAAGACAACGACATCCTTTGGCAACGGTCTATCTTTAAAGCTCGATAGCAATGCCATGACAAGCGCCAAGTCGGCACTAGTTTCCGCCACTTTTACACCACCAACGACGTTGACAAACACATCTTGATCGGCCATTTGTAACCCGCCGTGCTTATGCAACACCGCCAACAGTAGTGATAATCGATTTTGATCCAAACCAACGGACACTCTTCTCGGGTTTGCCAGCTGTGAATAGTCGACAAGCGCTTGAATTTCAACTAAAAGTGGACGAGTACCTTCCCAAACCACCATGACTGAACTGCCTGACGTTTCTTCTTCACCGCGAGACAGAAAAATAGCCGATGGGTTACTCACCTCTTTCAAGCCTTGCCCTGTCATAGCAAAAACGCCTAACTCGTTGACGGCGCCAAAACGGTTTTTATGGCTGCGCATGGTTCTAAAACGACTGTCAGCACCGCCATCAAGCAACACCGAGCAATCAATAATGTGCTCAAGTACTTTAGGGCCCGCTAGCGTACCGTCTTTGGTCACATGGCCGACGATAAACACGGCAACGTTATTCTGCTTAGCGTAACGCGTTAACATGGTCGCAGACTCTCTCACCTGAGCGATACTGCCCGGAGAAGATTGTACATCGGCAACATTCATTACCTGAATGGAGTCAATGACCATGATTCTTGGCTGCTCTTTTTCAGCGATTTGACAAATTTTGTCGACATTGGTTTCTGACAGCATCTTCAAATGTTCTTTAGGCAATCCTAAACGAGACGCCCTCATGGCCACTTGTTGCAATGATTCCTCACCCGTAACGTATAACGTCGGCATTTGAGCAGAAAGCAAACACATGGTTTGAAGTAGCAATGTTGACTTACCTGCCCCAGGGTTACCACCAATCAAAATTGCGGCGCCAGGCACAACTCCACCACCGAGTACACGATCAAATTCTTTGAAACCACTGCTAAATCGTGGAACTTCTTGCAAGTCTATTTCAGATAGAACTTGCACCTTTGATTCGGAACCGGCTCCTGCATACCCTGACAAGCGCTCGTTACG
Coding sequences within it:
- the radA gene encoding DNA repair protein RadA — its product is MAKAKRAYVCNDCGADFPRWQGQCNACGAWNTITEIRIAASPTVARNERLSGYAGAGSESKVQVLSEIDLQEVPRFSSGFKEFDRVLGGGVVPGAAILIGGNPGAGKSTLLLQTMCLLSAQMPTLYVTGEESLQQVAMRASRLGLPKEHLKMLSETNVDKICQIAEKEQPRIMVIDSIQVMNVADVQSSPGSIAQVRESATMLTRYAKQNNVAVFIVGHVTKDGTLAGPKVLEHIIDCSVLLDGGADSRFRTMRSHKNRFGAVNELGVFAMTGQGLKEVSNPSAIFLSRGEEETSGSSVMVVWEGTRPLLVEIQALVDYSQLANPRRVSVGLDQNRLSLLLAVLHKHGGLQMADQDVFVNVVGGVKVAETSADLALVMALLSSFKDRPLPKDVVVFGEVGLAGEIRPVPSGQERLMEAFKHGFKRAIVPAANMPKNGIQGMQIHGVKKLSDALAAFDEL